One segment of Anastrepha obliqua isolate idAnaObli1 chromosome 3, idAnaObli1_1.0, whole genome shotgun sequence DNA contains the following:
- the LOC129242768 gene encoding dynein axonemal assembly factor 6 yields MSLFENPDHIRMLRDLFTPPEERDNSDTDDDEPIASTGIRNNLTPANIGKDSNEAGGKQKPAQTENAPERPVPASIEEWQQQQAREDAEVLETRQRPEYSMTYRQAVGTEDLYLQMGNRTNATASCEDLLLEILLPNETTPADKMDLSITEDEVDLATPIYRLKLPLPHKVNVDRCKAKYDAELRKLCLILRLQREFDYVNF; encoded by the exons ATGTCACTTTTCGAAAATCCCGATCACATACGCATGTTGCGCGACTTATTCACACCACCTGAGGAGCGAGACAACTCTGACACCGATGACGACGAACCAATTGCCAGCACCGGCATACGCAACAATCTCA CACCCGCAAATATTGGCAAAGACAGCAATGAAGCGGGCGGCAAACAAAAACCAGCGCAGACCGAAAATGCACCTGAGCGACCAGTGCCAGCCAGCATTGAAGAATGGCAGCAACAGCAGGCGCGGGAAGACGCCGAGGTTTTAGAGACACGCCAGCGACCAGAGTACAGTATGACCTATAGACAAGCGGTGGGCACCGAGGACCTTTACTTGCAG ATGGGCAATCGCACTAATGCCACGGCCAGTTGTGAGGATTTGCTGCTAGAAATACTGCTGCCGAACGAGACGACACCAGCGGATAAAATGGATTTGTCAATTACCGAAGATGAAGTGGATTTGGCGACGCCAATTTATCGCCTCAAATTGCCACTGCCGCACAAGGTGAATGTGGATCGTTGCAAGGCCAAATACGATGCCGAACTGCGCAAACTCTGTCTGATTTTGCGACTGCAACGTGAATTCGATTATGTGAACTTTTAG